One region of Exiguobacterium acetylicum genomic DNA includes:
- a CDS encoding bifunctional diguanylate cyclase/phosphodiesterase, with the protein MNEWIILTKHYEVTLVVVSVLVAIIGSYGSLELNRRLAKATSLKKRALFLSSLTMGLSIWGMHFVGMGAFALSVTVRYDWFLMFLSVIPAILAAFIAFHLLYSSTITRNKVILAGALMGGGIATMHYLGMMAMQFGGTVRYETGLFLLSVLIAVTVAYIALLLLHRLRHVNQKRILIPIAVVMGFAISSMHYVGMLGTSFCIPASNAGIIGDAPITSNILNEVAIPVFLIVILIAGLYIHLERRALQMMAYTDHLTGLHNRRWLDHHMGKVDTHYGRAKQEMAMALLDLDGYKWVNDTFGFDKGDAVIRQFAERMLRTLKEDEACIRYNGTQFFLIKRVSQEDMTEVFEQILEDVRQPIDLEDQAVHLTATMGVILPDTKESLEMRIGQMESALRAGKNEGRDRFIVYDDALHSDRREQLIVGSLRRAMTDFKEFALVYQPKIALATGKVDQAEVLIRWNHPKFGFISPAEFIPLAEKYSLIHRLTEWVLKETVAQMEIWKKEDYFIRQVSVNLSAMHFRSESHNVMIKEIVHHSLKSGSELQLQLEITETSVMENLDRAMMMLGELKQLSLTIALDDFGTGLSSLTHLKHLPIDILKIDKSFIDEVPHDERGTAITEMIIQLAKSLGIEVVAEGVETLEQHLFLKRLGCDYGQGYYYSKPMHVKDLNQRTIEETVLNVG; encoded by the coding sequence ATGAATGAATGGATTATCTTAACGAAACATTATGAAGTGACACTCGTCGTAGTGTCAGTGCTCGTTGCCATCATCGGATCATATGGTTCATTAGAGTTAAATCGGCGTCTCGCGAAGGCGACTTCCTTGAAGAAGCGTGCCTTGTTCCTCTCATCATTGACGATGGGATTATCAATCTGGGGAATGCATTTCGTCGGGATGGGGGCATTCGCCCTGTCGGTTACGGTTCGCTATGATTGGTTTTTAATGTTCTTATCCGTCATTCCTGCCATTTTGGCTGCTTTCATTGCCTTCCATCTCTTGTACTCGTCGACGATTACGAGAAATAAGGTGATTTTAGCGGGAGCACTGATGGGGGGCGGAATCGCCACGATGCACTATCTCGGGATGATGGCGATGCAGTTCGGCGGAACCGTCCGGTATGAGACAGGATTATTCCTCTTATCGGTTCTGATTGCCGTTACCGTCGCGTATATCGCTTTGTTACTGCTCCATCGCTTAAGACATGTCAATCAGAAACGGATCTTGATTCCCATCGCGGTCGTGATGGGGTTTGCCATCTCGTCGATGCATTATGTCGGAATGCTTGGTACATCGTTTTGTATCCCAGCTTCCAATGCCGGGATCATCGGTGACGCTCCTATCACATCGAACATCTTAAACGAAGTCGCAATCCCCGTCTTCTTGATCGTCATCTTGATTGCTGGACTCTATATTCATTTGGAGCGACGTGCTCTACAAATGATGGCGTATACGGATCATTTGACCGGACTGCATAATCGGAGATGGCTTGACCATCATATGGGAAAGGTCGATACCCATTACGGTCGAGCGAAACAGGAGATGGCGATGGCTTTACTTGATCTGGATGGATATAAATGGGTCAATGACACATTTGGTTTTGATAAGGGAGACGCGGTCATTCGGCAGTTCGCGGAGCGGATGCTACGGACGCTAAAGGAAGATGAAGCATGTATCCGTTACAATGGTACGCAGTTCTTCCTGATCAAACGTGTCTCGCAGGAAGATATGACGGAGGTCTTCGAACAGATTTTAGAGGACGTGCGTCAACCGATCGATCTCGAGGATCAGGCTGTTCATCTGACAGCGACGATGGGCGTCATCTTACCGGATACAAAGGAATCACTTGAAATGCGAATCGGTCAGATGGAGAGTGCGCTACGTGCTGGTAAGAACGAGGGACGCGATCGTTTCATCGTGTATGATGATGCGCTACACTCTGATCGCAGAGAGCAATTGATCGTCGGTTCCTTACGCCGGGCGATGACGGATTTCAAGGAGTTCGCTCTCGTCTATCAACCGAAGATCGCACTCGCGACAGGCAAGGTCGATCAGGCGGAAGTCTTGATTCGCTGGAATCATCCGAAGTTCGGTTTCATCTCACCGGCGGAGTTTATCCCGCTGGCTGAAAAATACAGTTTGATTCATCGTTTGACCGAGTGGGTGTTGAAGGAGACCGTCGCACAGATGGAGATTTGGAAGAAGGAAGATTATTTCATTCGTCAAGTCTCTGTCAACTTATCCGCGATGCACTTCCGATCCGAGTCACATAACGTGATGATCAAAGAAATCGTTCACCATTCCTTAAAGAGTGGGAGCGAGTTACAACTACAGCTCGAAATCACGGAAACGTCCGTCATGGAGAACCTCGACCGAGCGATGATGATGCTCGGTGAGCTGAAACAACTCAGTCTGACGATCGCACTTGATGACTTTGGAACGGGTCTATCATCCCTGACGCACCTGAAGCATTTGCCGATCGATATCCTGAAGATCGACAAGTCGTTCATCGATGAAGTCCCACATGACGAACGGGGAACGGCGATCACGGAAATGATCATCCAGCTTGCGAAGAGTCTTGGAATCGAAGTCGTCGCAGAAGGTGTCGAGACACTCGAACAGCATCTTTTCTTGAAGCGTCTCGGATGCGATTATGGTCAAGGTTACTATTACAGTAAGCCGATGCACGTGAAGGATCTCAATCAGCGGACGA